A single window of Flavobacterium aestivum DNA harbors:
- a CDS encoding DJ-1/PfpI family protein has translation MKKVLFLTGDFTEDYETMVPFQMLEMIGYTVHTVCPNKKKGDTVKTAIHDFEGDQTYSEKPGHKFALNYSFDDVKVGDYDGLVIAGGRAPEYLRLNEKVIEMVQHFFTTNKPVAAICHGIQILTAAGVVTGRKLTAYPAVGPEVTLAGGIFQSIPIDEAFVDGNLVTSPAWPAHPSFIREFLKLMGTKIEI, from the coding sequence ATGAAAAAAGTATTGTTCCTAACTGGTGACTTCACCGAAGATTATGAAACTATGGTTCCGTTCCAAATGCTGGAAATGATAGGTTATACTGTTCATACCGTTTGTCCCAACAAGAAAAAGGGTGACACTGTAAAAACAGCCATCCATGATTTTGAAGGAGATCAAACGTATTCTGAAAAGCCTGGACATAAATTTGCCCTGAATTATAGTTTTGATGATGTAAAAGTGGGAGATTATGACGGATTGGTCATTGCTGGAGGAAGAGCCCCAGAATATTTAAGATTGAATGAAAAAGTGATTGAAATGGTTCAGCATTTTTTCACAACCAATAAACCTGTGGCGGCCATTTGTCACGGTATTCAGATTTTAACAGCCGCTGGTGTTGTCACAGGAAGAAAACTAACGGCTTATCCAGCAGTGGGACCAGAAGTAACTTTAGCCGGAGGAATTTTTCAATCCATTCCAATAGATGAAGCATTTGTAGACGGCAACCTCGTTACATCACCAGCTTGGCCAGCACATCCAAGTTTCATCAGGGAATTTCTTAAACTTATGGGAACAAAAATTGAAATCTAA